One window from the genome of Desulfuromonas acetoxidans DSM 684 encodes:
- a CDS encoding fibronectin type III domain-containing protein: protein MRILHSKNQLEPFQVASQIDVEDGATANQVVSLLEIPREQPVILLVNNVPLMRVHWNDPLPVDAEIRFVEVAAAASWIPYVVMLLLSLGSYLYSRSLATDGVDYGTPASIYSFNSGSNRLRIGDPFCEHFGRRKVFPDLAQQSYVRNIDNDQYLYFLGFLGVGDYDVEGVYVDNTPLADYADTSFAILPPGTLPTLVTNVVWTCNEVSNQELSTDHVTYAVSAAGTRAYHIEFDITFSAGLVRYNSEGKMRYRSVTVATEVRTINDAGNATSEWTTFATYTFNARSKDPLRYSHKIAAPLGLARYEFRARRTTEASGSSKVSDKCYLTGLRAYGGKHEGYGDVTMIEAVIKASDQLNGGTGSEINTIQTRKLTPVTATGFGTSRQATRSIVDAVAYMVVANNGGNQDTSLLDFEELYELRTEFSTLDYTFDYSFDRQTNVMDATAKAADCGLSVPYLPGGLFSLVRDKYQATYSCAYNEDALDKLKIVSAPRTADAMTCVDATYVDQESWDDVPVTCLALGGSTDKPQEVSLAVGSRQQAYEVGMQIYLADRYRREAVEFETGLLGRIPKLFSKIIVPCRFTGSGQSGVIAAAEGTDIWLSEPVDFQDETEGVMYVSTEDGAVAGPYIVTPTDYAHRVSGNIASIKTIQADNVLATRYLFAPSSVEPLAVQVKSITPRGNRKIKISGVVVHDEVYANQGNAPDRDGTWGETATILLSDISLSYLQETETGQALCVTWAGAAAEVLIEINQDFSGYTTLEDHYSDHALTFETTAENVTVQITAYEDENTLSTTYIETAAYEFMVGPTGLTLVSADDAGIVVSWDAYSGAESYDVELLVAGEEITGQDIDPGVTTATISGTQIALLGGPWTSFTIQVTVIKTITVAGVDHVINAVSTLDVSLDPLIAPINLVLQSVAESAVTISWDAIDGATSYLVCLGTTTDFTPASTNVVATVSALSSSISGLDLSQDYYLKVAGRNIYYSEPADLVFSAALPITPETIAGITHEIITTSTGEVVLTSSGDIVTT from the coding sequence ATGAGAATTCTTCACAGTAAGAATCAACTGGAACCGTTTCAGGTGGCATCTCAAATAGATGTCGAGGATGGGGCTACTGCAAATCAGGTCGTTTCCTTACTTGAAATTCCTCGAGAGCAACCGGTAATTTTGCTCGTGAATAACGTGCCGTTAATGCGTGTGCATTGGAATGACCCGTTGCCAGTTGACGCAGAGATCCGTTTTGTTGAAGTAGCAGCAGCAGCAAGCTGGATTCCTTATGTCGTCATGTTATTGCTCAGTCTTGGTAGCTATCTCTATTCTCGATCGCTGGCGACTGACGGTGTCGATTACGGAACCCCGGCAAGTATTTATTCATTCAATTCTGGTAGCAACCGATTAAGAATTGGTGATCCGTTCTGTGAACACTTCGGGCGAAGGAAGGTCTTTCCTGACCTGGCTCAGCAAAGCTATGTTCGCAATATAGATAACGACCAGTATCTATATTTTCTTGGTTTCCTTGGTGTTGGTGATTACGACGTTGAGGGGGTTTATGTCGACAATACTCCTCTTGCGGACTATGCCGACACCAGTTTCGCAATCCTACCTCCTGGCACCTTGCCGACATTGGTAACTAATGTTGTTTGGACGTGTAACGAAGTGTCTAATCAGGAGTTAAGCACTGATCATGTCACCTATGCGGTATCAGCAGCTGGCACTAGAGCGTACCATATCGAGTTTGACATCACATTCTCTGCCGGTTTGGTTCGTTACAACAGTGAGGGGAAGATGCGCTACCGTTCTGTCACTGTTGCGACTGAGGTTCGCACTATCAATGATGCTGGAAATGCCACGAGCGAATGGACCACTTTTGCAACATATACGTTTAATGCAAGGAGCAAAGATCCCTTGCGATATTCCCATAAAATTGCTGCTCCGTTGGGATTAGCTCGCTATGAATTCCGCGCTAGAAGAACTACGGAGGCAAGTGGATCATCAAAGGTATCGGATAAGTGCTATTTGACGGGTTTGCGTGCTTATGGTGGCAAACATGAAGGGTATGGAGACGTTACAATGATCGAGGCTGTGATCAAGGCATCCGATCAGCTTAACGGAGGTACTGGCTCGGAAATTAATACGATTCAGACACGTAAACTCACTCCGGTTACGGCAACAGGATTTGGTACGTCAAGGCAGGCGACTCGTTCTATTGTTGACGCTGTGGCTTATATGGTCGTTGCAAATAACGGTGGCAATCAGGATACCTCCCTACTTGATTTTGAAGAACTATATGAATTGCGCACAGAGTTTTCGACTCTTGATTACACATTTGACTACAGTTTTGATCGACAAACCAATGTAATGGACGCAACAGCAAAGGCGGCTGACTGTGGTCTCTCTGTCCCGTATTTGCCAGGCGGTTTGTTTAGTCTGGTACGAGACAAATATCAGGCAACATATAGTTGTGCCTATAACGAAGATGCACTGGATAAATTAAAGATCGTTTCTGCCCCACGTACTGCCGACGCAATGACTTGCGTTGATGCAACTTATGTTGATCAGGAGTCTTGGGATGACGTTCCGGTTACCTGCCTCGCTCTTGGCGGTAGTACAGATAAACCACAAGAGGTCAGCCTGGCAGTCGGAAGTCGGCAGCAGGCATACGAAGTCGGTATGCAAATCTATTTAGCTGATCGGTATAGACGGGAAGCTGTTGAATTTGAAACAGGATTGCTTGGACGAATTCCGAAATTGTTCTCAAAGATTATCGTTCCATGTCGCTTTACTGGATCTGGCCAATCTGGCGTGATCGCTGCGGCTGAAGGAACAGATATATGGTTATCTGAACCAGTGGATTTTCAGGATGAAACTGAAGGGGTGATGTATGTATCCACCGAAGATGGTGCCGTTGCCGGGCCTTATATTGTCACTCCGACGGATTATGCCCATCGTGTTTCAGGGAACATCGCCTCGATAAAAACCATTCAAGCAGATAATGTGTTGGCAACACGATATCTGTTTGCACCAAGTTCAGTTGAACCATTGGCTGTTCAGGTCAAAAGCATCACCCCTAGAGGTAATCGCAAAATAAAAATATCCGGTGTCGTGGTTCATGATGAAGTTTATGCCAACCAAGGAAATGCACCAGATAGAGATGGAACATGGGGAGAGACCGCGACGATACTTCTGAGTGATATTTCTTTGAGTTATTTACAGGAAACAGAGACCGGTCAGGCTCTTTGCGTAACATGGGCTGGAGCTGCGGCTGAAGTGTTGATTGAAATAAACCAAGATTTTTCCGGTTATACAACTCTGGAAGATCATTATTCTGACCATGCTCTTACATTCGAGACAACAGCAGAAAACGTGACTGTTCAAATTACGGCTTATGAAGATGAAAACACGTTGTCAACGACTTACATAGAAACTGCTGCGTATGAGTTTATGGTCGGTCCAACCGGATTGACACTGGTTTCTGCTGATGATGCAGGAATAGTTGTTTCCTGGGATGCTTATAGTGGAGCTGAATCGTATGATGTTGAGCTGTTGGTTGCCGGTGAGGAGATTACAGGCCAGGACATTGACCCCGGCGTGACCACTGCAACAATCAGTGGCACTCAGATCGCGCTGCTCGGTGGGCCATGGACTAGCTTTACCATTCAGGTCACAGTTATTAAGACAATTACCGTCGCCGGTGTCGATCATGTGATCAACGCTGTATCCACCTTGGACGTTAGTCTCGATCCGCTAATAGCTCCTATAAATCTCGTTTTGCAGTCTGTCGCCGAGAGTGCCGTGACAATCTCATGGGATGCGATAGATGGTGCTACCAGTTATCTGGTGTGCCTCGGTACAACAACGGATTTCACTCCGGCATCGACTAACGTTGTTGCTACGGTGTCGGCATTGTCGTCATCGATCAGCGGCCTCGATTTGTCGCAAGATTATTATCTCAAAGTTGCAGGTCGCAACATCTACTATTCAGAACCGGCAGATCTGGTGTTCTCGGCAGCGCTGCCGATCACGCCGGAAACAATTGCCGGTATCACCCATGAAATTATTACCACATCAACCGGAGAAGTTGTGTTGACCTCGTCCGGTGACATCGTCACGACATAG
- a CDS encoding DUF1833 family protein — protein MELTTAYKEAIAYANPETTIWEAIRITHSSWLESILLVNSYEVFTANLGSFIPVQWSMKLPEVEAETRGELTLKIDLLPLSIKRTLFSGASKTDAMKLYYYEYTDTTDPAGQLPAALEISKVEMDEDNQVTTIKALYADLVNIVFPRRRMTTTLIPGGLV, from the coding sequence GTGGAATTGACTACGGCTTATAAAGAGGCTATCGCCTACGCTAATCCAGAAACGACTATCTGGGAGGCGATTCGTATCACGCACAGCTCCTGGCTGGAAAGCATTTTACTTGTTAATAGCTATGAAGTGTTCACCGCAAATTTGGGGAGCTTTATTCCTGTGCAGTGGAGCATGAAACTTCCAGAAGTCGAAGCTGAGACACGCGGAGAACTGACCTTAAAAATTGACCTGCTACCCTTATCAATTAAACGAACGCTGTTCTCCGGAGCCAGTAAAACGGACGCCATGAAACTTTATTATTATGAATATACCGACACAACTGATCCGGCAGGTCAGTTGCCTGCGGCCTTGGAAATTTCAAAAGTTGAGATGGATGAAGATAACCAGGTGACGACAATTAAGGCGTTGTATGCGGATCTTGTCAATATTGTTTTTCCGCGTCGTCGTATGACTACAACCCTTATTCCGGGAGGTTTAGTATGA
- a CDS encoding phage tail tube protein — protein MQTKRRIIAAAIEAIEGTAETLTAANTGIIVRNPAYTPDISMLTRDVLLATFSKLPDLTGAQMAKIDFEAEIMGRGVAYAAATLPRLDPYFKACGLAATVDETADAETVTYVRASSDIPSLTIAFLDDDGAGGAVLKQLTGARGTVAINGNVGGPLYAKFSFTGAYNDVADTAQLVASYDDIVPPQLLGTAFDVGGFTPTLPSFSLDLQNKLAGRQDMTKASGYASFEITDGDTRGSFDPEMVGVSIYDHYGKWKSGDMAAMAIGPIGADQYNQIALSVPRLRATNVQETDRDGQQALNVSWQAAMTSGDDEFSLVFS, from the coding sequence ATGCAGACCAAACGCCGCATCATCGCCGCCGCTATTGAAGCCATCGAAGGCACGGCAGAAACCCTCACCGCCGCCAACACCGGCATTATCGTCCGCAACCCGGCCTACACCCCGGATATCAGCATGCTGACCCGTGATGTGTTGCTGGCTACTTTTTCCAAGCTGCCGGATCTGACCGGGGCGCAAATGGCCAAGATCGACTTTGAAGCCGAGATCATGGGCCGGGGGGTCGCCTACGCCGCTGCAACCCTGCCGCGCCTTGATCCTTATTTTAAAGCGTGCGGCCTGGCCGCCACCGTGGATGAAACCGCCGATGCTGAAACTGTCACCTACGTGCGGGCCAGCAGCGATATCCCCAGCCTGACCATTGCCTTTCTCGATGATGACGGTGCTGGTGGTGCCGTGCTCAAACAACTGACCGGCGCACGTGGCACCGTGGCCATTAACGGCAATGTCGGCGGCCCGCTGTATGCCAAGTTCAGCTTTACCGGAGCCTACAATGATGTGGCTGACACGGCTCAACTGGTAGCAAGTTATGACGATATTGTCCCGCCACAACTGCTCGGTACGGCCTTTGATGTCGGCGGCTTCACACCCACGCTGCCGAGTTTCAGTCTCGACCTGCAGAACAAACTGGCCGGTCGCCAGGACATGACCAAAGCCAGCGGCTATGCCAGCTTTGAAATCACAGACGGCGATACGCGCGGCAGCTTTGACCCGGAAATGGTCGGCGTGTCCATCTATGACCATTACGGCAAGTGGAAGTCCGGCGACATGGCCGCCATGGCTATCGGCCCGATTGGCGCAGATCAATACAACCAGATCGCCCTGAGCGTACCGCGTCTGCGGGCAACCAACGTTCAGGAAACCGACCGTGACGGCCAGCAGGCGCTCAACGTCTCGTGGCAGGCCGCCATGACCAGCGGTGATGATGAATTCAGCCTGGTGTTCAGCTAA
- the terL gene encoding phage terminase large subunit, which yields MALSATKKRQYDQEVEAIRQMITAAARPFPDDKRLQRERKARAEESLDYFNRTYFPHYFNRPSSGLHKYFAERFPAMIERANKTGFGDKEADAAPRGNAKSTWTTFGLILWAIAFKKRRYALIVSETAPQAKEFLSFIKLELETNERLQQDFPELAGEGPVWREDKIITRNGRKIQAAGSGQKLRGLRHGACRPDLVIGDDLENDESVESADQRKKLENWFFKALMKIGQPDTVFIVVGTVLHYESLLQRLLEKPGWKGRKFKAVLKYAANRKLWDRWEKIFADLTVGKEQAEANADAFFEANKQAMLQGAEVLWPEMEPYYYLMKMRVSDGPAFFDSEKQNEPLNPEDQVFLEEWFVDWDDDPVDLTGIPHAGACDPSLGNKNKRNDPSAILGGRMKDRILYLDIADIEKRKPDRIMTDLLTYHERDPFDQLRMETVQFQEFFARQFAQKAHDEDLTINIDEHKPTTDKDLRIIRLQPWIKNGWIRFRSDNYELKRQLIYYRPGNRGGHDDGPDALEMLLGLCEEGLIRAVCAGAKDEKKKKEEQQRGHFGRGGQRKLGLRNLFRRHF from the coding sequence ATGGCCCTCTCCGCCACCAAAAAACGCCAATACGACCAGGAGGTCGAAGCCATCCGCCAGATGATCACGGCGGCGGCGCGTCCGTTCCCGGACGATAAGCGCTTGCAGCGTGAGCGCAAGGCGCGGGCGGAGGAGAGTCTCGATTATTTTAACCGCACCTATTTCCCGCACTATTTCAACCGCCCGTCGAGCGGACTGCACAAATACTTTGCCGAGCGGTTCCCGGCAATGATCGAGCGGGCCAATAAAACCGGATTCGGCGATAAAGAAGCCGACGCCGCGCCGCGTGGCAACGCCAAGTCAACCTGGACAACATTCGGCCTGATCCTGTGGGCGATTGCCTTTAAGAAACGCCGCTATGCGCTGATTGTTTCGGAAACCGCACCGCAGGCAAAAGAGTTTTTGAGCTTTATCAAGCTGGAATTGGAAACAAACGAACGCCTTCAGCAAGATTTCCCCGAGCTGGCCGGTGAAGGTCCGGTATGGCGTGAAGACAAGATCATTACCCGCAACGGTCGCAAGATTCAGGCGGCAGGCAGCGGTCAGAAACTGCGTGGTCTGCGCCATGGCGCGTGCCGTCCCGATCTGGTGATCGGCGATGACCTGGAAAACGACGAATCCGTGGAAAGCGCCGACCAGCGCAAGAAGCTGGAAAACTGGTTTTTCAAAGCCCTGATGAAGATCGGCCAGCCCGACACCGTGTTTATCGTCGTCGGCACCGTGCTTCATTACGAAAGCCTGCTGCAGCGCCTGCTCGAAAAGCCGGGCTGGAAGGGCCGCAAGTTCAAAGCGGTTTTGAAATATGCCGCCAACCGCAAGCTGTGGGACCGGTGGGAGAAGATCTTCGCCGATCTCACCGTGGGCAAAGAGCAGGCCGAAGCCAACGCCGACGCCTTTTTCGAGGCCAACAAACAGGCCATGCTCCAGGGCGCAGAAGTGCTGTGGCCGGAGATGGAGCCGTATTACTACCTGATGAAAATGCGGGTCTCCGACGGCCCGGCCTTCTTCGACAGTGAAAAACAGAACGAACCGCTCAACCCGGAAGATCAAGTGTTCCTGGAGGAATGGTTTGTTGATTGGGACGATGACCCGGTTGACCTCACCGGCATCCCCCATGCCGGAGCGTGCGACCCGTCCCTGGGTAACAAGAATAAACGCAATGACCCCAGCGCCATCCTCGGCGGGCGTATGAAAGATCGCATCTTGTATCTCGACATCGCCGATATCGAGAAGCGTAAGCCGGACCGGATCATGACCGACCTGCTGACCTACCATGAGCGCGATCCGTTCGACCAGTTGCGCATGGAGACAGTGCAGTTTCAGGAGTTCTTTGCCCGGCAGTTTGCCCAAAAGGCCCATGACGAAGACTTGACCATCAACATCGATGAGCACAAGCCGACCACCGATAAAGATCTGCGCATCATCCGGCTGCAACCGTGGATCAAAAACGGCTGGATTCGCTTTCGCAGCGATAACTACGAACTCAAGCGCCAGCTTATCTACTACCGTCCAGGCAATCGCGGCGGTCACGATGACGGGCCGGACGCTCTGGAAATGCTCCTCGGCCTGTGTGAAGAGGGTCTGATCCGTGCCGTGTGCGCCGGAGCCAAAGACGAGAAGAAAAAGAAAGAGGAGCAACAACGCGGCCACTTTGGCCGGGGCGGTCAGCGCAAGCTGGGACTCCGCAATTTATTCAGGAGACATTTCTGA